The DNA region TTAATCGTGAACATCTATTTCCCAAAGGATTGATTGAAAAAGAGATGAGCGATTTGTATAACCTGGATTCTCAAGTTAATTTTGCATATTTCAAAATATCTCGTTTTATCAAGAAGTAAATTGAATTGAGAATTGAGGGCTGTTAAATAAACTACGAAATGGGAGCATCCCAATTTTGCCAAAAGGTACGGGATTGACACAAAAACCCTGTACAAACCTCTTTCCTTGGCGCTCTTGGCGTCCTTGGCGGTTCGTTATTTCATTATTGTTCTAAGCCAAAATCCCGTATAAAAATAAACTTGCACATTTGGGATGCTCCTCTACGAAATAACCTAGCTCTGGTGGGGTTTCCCCATTGGGTATAGTAGAATATTGCCGCAGGTAACTGTCCGTCGCCTCTTGGACTTAAATCTTTGTGGGTGACTTTCTCCTCAGTTGCTACTACACTCAATTATTCGATCATGCAACCACCCCTTACAGTTGGCACTGTCTTGCAAAACCGTTATCGCATAATTCAAATTCTCGGACAAGGAGGATTTGGTAGAACCTATCTGGCAGAAGACCAGAGGCGCTTTAACGAACTTTGCGCGATCAAGGAATTGATTTCAACGGCAACGGAGGCTTTGGCTTGGGAGAAGGCACAAGAGCTTTTTCACCGAGAAGCTGCCATTTTATATCAAATTGAACACCCACAAGTCCCGAAATTCCGGGAACGATTTGAGCAAGACCAACGTTTATTTTTGGTGGAGGACTACGTTGCAGGGCAAACTTACCAAGCTCTGCTGGCTGAACGTCAAGCTGTGGGTCAAACCTTCACAGAGGCTGAAGTATTGCAGTTGATAAAATTGTTGCTGCCTGTTTTAGAGCATATTCACAGTCGAGGGATTATTCACCGAGATATCTCGCCAGAAAATATTATTTTGCGAGATAGTGACGCTAAACCTGTGTTAATTGACTTTGGGGTGGTAAAAGAACTGGCAACTCGTTTACGATCGCCTCTTAGTGCAATGCCACAAACCACTGTGGGAAAATTAGGCTACTCTCCTAGTGAACAAATGCAAACAGGGGGAGCTTATCCTAGTAGTGATTTGTATGCATTAGCAGTAACCGCAATTGTCTTGCTGACTGGTAAAGAACCAAGGGAGTTATTTGACGAAAACCAACTAACTTGGAATTGGCAGCGATGGGCAACAGTTAATCCGCGATTTGCTCTAGTGTTGAATCGAATGTTGAATCATATACCGAGCGATCGCTATCAAAGTGCTGCTAGTGTATCTCAAGCACTAGAATCTTTAGAGCAGCAAGTCAATCTTCCTTCCTTAAATACGTCTAACTTGCAAACAATCGCTGTTGGTCGCCGTCCTGATTCAGTACCAGCAGCTTCGCCTAAGAAACAACCCGATCCTGTGATTCCACCAAGTTCTACTAGCTCAGTCCTGGATAATCCGTTAGCGATCGCAGCAATTGGCATTGCTGTAGTAATTGTAGCCGGATTTGGTTCTTGGGCTTTAGTAAGTTCTATCCGCAGTCAGTCAAAACCATCACCAACGGAGACGCTTCCACAAAATTTCCCCTCACCTGTTATTTCTGGTGGTACTACATTCACATCCACACCCACCCCTGAGCAACCTGTTATATCTAGTAGACGGCTCAATCTTAAAGCATCTAACCCAATCACAGTTACAGATACTCTCAAAACAAATCAAATCATCCGATATACTTTTTTTGGGCAGGAAGGTGACAATTTAACTGCATTTATTGATCCAGGAAGCAGCGTTTTGCTAACAGTCTTCAGTCCCAATCAACAACCAATTGATCAGAATGTTCAACAAGTAACATCATATAAAGGCACGTTGCTAGTTACTGGTAGATATACTATTGAGTTAACACTAGTTCCAGAAGTTGCCGAAAGCAATTACAGCTTAACTGTTGCATTAGAAACACTAACCAAACCAACACCTACACAAACACCTAACCCAATTCCAACAGAGATACCTACCCCAATTTTTACAGAAACACCTACCCCAACTCCGACAGAGACACCCTTCCCAATACCTACAGAAACACCTACCCCAGTTCCAACAGAGATACCCACCCCAGTTTTTACACAAACACCCTTCCCAATTCCGACAGAGACACCTAGCCCAATTCCGACCACTGGTGAAACACCAATTCCGCCAGTTGATGGAACACAACCATTTTCTGGCCAAAGAAATTAATGTTAAACACACTACTAATTACTGGAACTGATACCGAAGCTGGTAAAACTGTTTTAACAACAGCCTTAGCAGCCTATTGGCAAAAATATTACCCGCAGCGTAGCTGGGGAATCATGAAACCGATTCAATCGGGAATTGGCGATCGCGAGTGGTATCAAAAACTATTTACACTAGAACAATCTTCAGAAGAAATTACACCTTTGTACTTTCAAGCACCTCTGGCTCCTCCCATCGCCGCAGCACGAGAAAATCGCCAAGTAGATTTAGCAGTAGTTTGGCAAGCTTTATCTAAATTGCGATCGCAACGTGATTTTGTGCTTGTAGAAGCCTTGGGTGGGTTAGGTTCGCCAGTAACTGAAGAATTAACCGTAGCCGATTTAGCCGGAGAATGGCGTTTACCAACGGTATTAGTAGTACCAGTAAGATTAGGTGCGATCGCTCAAGCAGTGGCGAACGTAGCATTAGCTAGACAATCACGCGTGAATCTTAAAGGCATTGTTCTCAACTGCGTACAAAGACGAACCGATGCAGAAATAGCCGACTGGACACCACAGCAATTGATTCAATCACTTACTAACACACCAGTTTTAGGCTGCTTACCCTATTTAGATAACCTGACTGATTTAGATAAACTTGCTCAAGTAGCATCAGATTTAAATTTGGAAATGCTGAAATTTTAAATGTCATTCAAGTGGCATATCTTAGTCATAGAAATGTCATTAGCATAAGTTAATTTGTCGGTGTTTGATTAAAAGTAAATTACTTACGCCTGACATCATGATGCTTTCTTTTGCAGTGGCGAGTGCAATCTGTGGCAAAGGTAGTGAAGTGAATCTAGACTTTGCTAACCTTAGCTGGATTGACGTGATTATTTTAGGCATCGTTCAGGGAATTACAGAACTATTACCAATTAGCAGTACTGCTCATTTGCGGATAGTGCCAACTCTACTGGGACTCAAAGATCCGGGGTCTGCTTTTTCAGCAGCTATGCAATTAGCTAGCTTGACTGCTGTTTTAGTCTATTTTTGGCAAGACTTAAAAAAACTAACCGGAGAGACAGTTAGAGCAATTAGCGGGCAAGATTATCAATCTAGTTCTTTGCAACTGATGTTAGGTTTATTGGTAGGAACCTTGCCTATTGCTGTGGCTGGTGTGCTACTCAAACCAATTCTTAACGCCTGCAACTCACCAATGCGAGGGTTAGTAGTTATTGGTGTGGCTTCAATTATTATGTCAGCATTGCTGGCGATCGCAGAAAAACGCGGAGGGCGCGATCGTACTTTCGACAAACTCACCCTCTGGGATGGCATTTGGGTAGGAGTTGCTCAAGCTTTTGCCCTGATCCCTGGCGTTTCTCGCTCTGGTTCTACCCTCACTGCTGGGTTATTTTTGGGCATGGAACGGGAGACATCAGCCCGATTTTCTTTTTTGTTGGGCTTACCAGCCGTGATTTTGGCGGGTGCTGTAGAACTCCACACTCTTAGCAAAGCAGGACTGAGTGCATCTGGTTGGTTGACTTTATTGGTAGGCTTAATCTCTGCCAGCATTTCCGCTTTTCTTGCAATTTGGGGACTTCTACGCTACCTAGAAAAACACAGTACCTTGATTTTTATTTTCTACCGCTTGGCAATGGGTGTATTTTTGATAGTTGCGGTGATGGCTGGTTGGTTGCAGAATTGATTTTAACTAAATTTTGCGAGAAAGGCAGAAGGGAATTCTGATTCCTGCTTTCTGCCCTGTGCTTTCTTCACACATCTGGTAGAAATTAAATAGGCGTGCGTTACCCAAAATCCTTGTAGAGACGTAGCAGTGCTACGTCTCTACATTCTGCCCATTCTCTACGATAAACTGGGAAAATAAGCTTGCCTTAGCTGTACTTAAACTACTTTGTCATAATGGTTTCTACCTTTCCCAATTCCTCTTCTGTTGATTTATCTCGCATCCGACTGGCAATCCGTTCATTGCAACCACAA from Nostoc commune NIES-4072 includes:
- the bioD gene encoding dethiobiotin synthase, with amino-acid sequence MLNTLLITGTDTEAGKTVLTTALAAYWQKYYPQRSWGIMKPIQSGIGDREWYQKLFTLEQSSEEITPLYFQAPLAPPIAAARENRQVDLAVVWQALSKLRSQRDFVLVEALGGLGSPVTEELTVADLAGEWRLPTVLVVPVRLGAIAQAVANVALARQSRVNLKGIVLNCVQRRTDAEIADWTPQQLIQSLTNTPVLGCLPYLDNLTDLDKLAQVASDLNLEMLKF
- a CDS encoding serine/threonine-protein kinase; translation: MQPPLTVGTVLQNRYRIIQILGQGGFGRTYLAEDQRRFNELCAIKELISTATEALAWEKAQELFHREAAILYQIEHPQVPKFRERFEQDQRLFLVEDYVAGQTYQALLAERQAVGQTFTEAEVLQLIKLLLPVLEHIHSRGIIHRDISPENIILRDSDAKPVLIDFGVVKELATRLRSPLSAMPQTTVGKLGYSPSEQMQTGGAYPSSDLYALAVTAIVLLTGKEPRELFDENQLTWNWQRWATVNPRFALVLNRMLNHIPSDRYQSAASVSQALESLEQQVNLPSLNTSNLQTIAVGRRPDSVPAASPKKQPDPVIPPSSTSSVLDNPLAIAAIGIAVVIVAGFGSWALVSSIRSQSKPSPTETLPQNFPSPVISGGTTFTSTPTPEQPVISSRRLNLKASNPITVTDTLKTNQIIRYTFFGQEGDNLTAFIDPGSSVLLTVFSPNQQPIDQNVQQVTSYKGTLLVTGRYTIELTLVPEVAESNYSLTVALETLTKPTPTQTPNPIPTEIPTPIFTETPTPTPTETPFPIPTETPTPVPTEIPTPVFTQTPFPIPTETPSPIPTTGETPIPPVDGTQPFSGQRN
- a CDS encoding undecaprenyl-diphosphate phosphatase, translated to MMLSFAVASAICGKGSEVNLDFANLSWIDVIILGIVQGITELLPISSTAHLRIVPTLLGLKDPGSAFSAAMQLASLTAVLVYFWQDLKKLTGETVRAISGQDYQSSSLQLMLGLLVGTLPIAVAGVLLKPILNACNSPMRGLVVIGVASIIMSALLAIAEKRGGRDRTFDKLTLWDGIWVGVAQAFALIPGVSRSGSTLTAGLFLGMERETSARFSFLLGLPAVILAGAVELHTLSKAGLSASGWLTLLVGLISASISAFLAIWGLLRYLEKHSTLIFIFYRLAMGVFLIVAVMAGWLQN